The genome window GCTTGATTTTCATTCTCTCCGTACACCAACGAAACTGATTTCTCGGGGCAGGATAACCTTTTCCCATCAAACAAACCCAAAAAGAATTTTTCACCTCTGGATTAAGTAAATTTGCCATAAACGGCATTTTTTGTTTTATTGCTGCTTCATCTAGTTTCTTTATCGAATTTCTTACCCAAGCCGAAACAATAGGGTTTTCTACAAGAGTATCAGTAGAGATAACATAAACAGTTTTGCTGCGCTTTTCTAATGGTAACGCTGCGATCGCATTCCAAATTAATTGCAACACACAACTACTGTCTTTTCCCCAAGAAACACCAATTATCCAGGGGATTTCATCTTGACAGTACAACTCTTGAATTTCAGCAGTAAGAAATCCGATACTTTCTATAAATTCAGGGGTATCGCGCTTATTTAATTTATTTTTTGTTTGTTTTGCCAAGCTCATTCCCTTCTAAGTGCTGAAGCATAGGTAGTTATAACACTACAATATCCTAACGATAATTAAACATATCTTTCAAAGAACTTTAACTTTAATACTCTTGATGGGAATACTATTATTTAGTGTGTGCAACAATATTTCAAAAAGGAGAATGTATTAGTGTCATGGCTTTACGGAAATGATGTAGTGCAGCGGCTAGGAGAGAATGCTTTCTTATATGATTTATCAAAAATTCGTGGTGTTTCAGCTATCCTAAACCGTATTCCAGATAATATGTCAGGGGTATATGCTTGGTATCGTAATTTTAAAATAGATGATTCCGCGATAAACAATCCAGAAGTGTTTGTATCAAGTATTCTTCAAGAATTATACAAACCTCATGGTGTTACCAGAGAAACTCGCCTTCCTCCATCTCATAGATTGATAGTTAAGCCAGAAACAATCTTTTCTGAACATAAACAAAAAGCTTTGAAAGATTATGCCAATAATGATTTGTTTCGAGAGCTTTTGATCACGCTGCTAAATAACTGTCTATTATTTCAGCAACCTTTATATATAGGAAAAGCTAGCAACTTAAAAAATAGAATTCGTAATCATCTCGGTGTAGAAAGTGTTTTGAGAGAAAGATTAAAAGATGCAGAACACAATTTGGAACAATGTAGGTTATTAATCTTAAGTTGTTCAGAAAACTTAAATTACTGTAGTTCAGAAGATATTGAAGCTGAACAAAACAATGAAAGTGAATTTCCTCAACTAGAGCCAGAAGCTTTGATCGAAGATATTTTATCTAGATTATTTTTACCATCTTTTACTAACAAATATGGATAATTGACTATGCTTATTATTTCAAGTGGAGAAAGCAAAAATAAATTCAATAAACCTTTAATCGGATTAAAGGGTCAATATACTTTAGCAGAAGGTGTATCTCTACCTTATTTTTTATGTAATATGCCTATAGAAAGAGTTATTAATGAATTAAAAATTGCGGAACAAGTTCCAGCTTCTTTGGAAGCAGAATGGTCACTTAAAGAACTTTTTCAGAGAGAAATTGACGAAGACAGAGTTAAAAATGACATTATAAAAAGCTATTTGTTAGATAGTAAGAAGTTAAAGTTTTTTAATGCTATTACGATTGTTCTAATGCCAATAGGAAAAGATGAAAAAATTCAGGATCAGTTCCAAGATACTGAAGAAGAAAATCCACCACCTATTCCTTGGGATGGTAGTGATACAGAAGATGCACAATGGGATTGCCCAGAAGCTAAGAAAGCTGATTTCGGTGGCGTGCAATTTGTTCATATAGGAGAACAAGCTCGTTTGCGTTGGGATGCAAATAAAATCTTGGCTGTTGCTGTTGATGGGCAGCACCGTCTATGGGCATTACGTACTTTTAGAGAAAATGAAGAGTTTCGTAATGGTGTACTGAGAGAAGCTGAAACAAAGACGCGAATTCCCGTGATATTTATATTGCTTCACTCGAAAGCTGGTTTTATTAATGAACAAGATCAAGTAAATCACTCTATTAGAAGTATTTCTCGTGAGCTTTTTACAGATTTAAATAAAAATGCCAAAACTGTTGACAGGGCAAGAGAACTTATATTAGATGATAAAAGCATTCATGCCAGATGCGTTAGAACTTTATTAACAGACAGTACAAGTAAAGACATACAAAATCAGCTTCCTTTATCTCTAGTACGTTGGCAAGATGATGTTAATAAATTTGATAACTCTTACTATCTAAATTCTTTAGTTCATTTAGATCTCTTGGTTAAAGCATTATTAGATTTAAATGAACCAAAAGATCCAATGGAAGAAAAGCAGATTAAAAATTATATAAAAGATATTAATCAAACCCTTGGCATTGACGGAAAAGAAGTTGAATATGAAGGACGTACGTTAACTCAATATTACGAAGAAGATTGTCGTGATGAAGATGGTAATCCAGAAACACCTTTTTCAAGGTTACCAGAATATTATCTCGGCTCAGCAATCAAGGGTTTTGAGAATAATTTTAGTCCTTGGTTAATT of Coleofasciculaceae cyanobacterium contains these proteins:
- a CDS encoding DNA sulfur modification protein DndB → MLIISSGESKNKFNKPLIGLKGQYTLAEGVSLPYFLCNMPIERVINELKIAEQVPASLEAEWSLKELFQREIDEDRVKNDIIKSYLLDSKKLKFFNAITIVLMPIGKDEKIQDQFQDTEEENPPPIPWDGSDTEDAQWDCPEAKKADFGGVQFVHIGEQARLRWDANKILAVAVDGQHRLWALRTFRENEEFRNGVLREAETKTRIPVIFILLHSKAGFINEQDQVNHSIRSISRELFTDLNKNAKTVDRARELILDDKSIHARCVRTLLTDSTSKDIQNQLPLSLVRWQDDVNKFDNSYYLNSLVHLDLLVKALLDLNEPKDPMEEKQIKNYIKDINQTLGIDGKEVEYEGRTLTQYYEEDCRDEDGNPETPFSRLPEYYLGSAIKGFENNFSPWLIKLLIDFKPYRNLLKYARENNLIEGTFGQFQAQTTKHKTMIKREKIAVDSDWFKREIVTPEKHIYAMKDNQWAFKAIFQKAIVRLGKIVEFEYNGEDENLGNIENILSFLDHLYDQRILEVRREISNLKSSLWTFIALNRGDQKIKVSKPVEDRIFSILLLWYYGSRKLQQEKKQNNSISSSRKLLVFFRGQINKAEWPGCTDAYNAIEKGFSGKNFYDLYGQDKNELFEDKQKQLIREHFSKVLAAGIPELANKVDEASLEDEELD